One Paralichthys olivaceus isolate ysfri-2021 chromosome 8, ASM2471397v2, whole genome shotgun sequence genomic region harbors:
- the gprin3b gene encoding G protein-regulated inducer of neurite outgrowth 3 encodes MGTNPKRTVTVQMVPQLAVVDTLGNKESNANWTKEPNLNFSQVCPKPIVTSPAHKQDNSSVTVAPTNVVPHTQKAAATGAEQVCSKPAPPANGNQTESEHVTGADQQMPDLSLPGWGVGEAGGDRRDSNANMKTLSPGDEKGICEAAVASAVAASTLDTQASDCRIKGTSAAKEEQVKPTSTAQEDINKRVSTNNTNLNIACELRQTAPVHQQDNTGSISAPQSKDIAAGQKSKDHIQSSSQCSVSLQKTSQPTRSMESTTTLSSATPLSQRREAEAGSANNNLSSTPTERDLQPEKKPQVFSDKHQPASSQTAASTLPPATQSTQAYGRVTEEANQANTAVYEGQQQQQPPCKLYREASTMTSSLSSTPVKQCHDMEVQAVANMCSKAVATSPSLLPFAVTRRPSSGAVPREEAQSLAVVYQGDGCVGLHHMNMTSLSASTDPRSERLTVEAEMCHNQNAGMFNSSSQQAGGGPGAKPKEPASCNIQPVYQINIEHSRHKEQGETGNSQCKPAAETPAAKTTTAEATSLKSGTPPERAGASKSGSADSHKTAPSPAAVTTKSDQAPPTTKTAANTISKADPAKNKAESSKEKRKVVGGKVVGGKAMTNSGKQKIEPERSKKDDDQSGKQKEKGVHDVVWDEQGMTWEVYGASVDPESLGFAIQSHLQCKIKEQERKLVAQTSFRKSFSGAASPGHGKKNKRRQQNIFRSMLQNVRRPNCCVRPPPSAVLE; translated from the coding sequence ATGGGTACTAACCCAAAAAGGACAGTGACAGTCCAGATGGTGCCTCAGCTGGCTGTGGTGGACACGCTGGGCAACAAGGAGTCGAATGCCAACTGGACTAAAGAGCCCAACCTAAACTTCTCTCAGGTTTGTCCAAAACCCATCGTCACGTCTCCCGCCCACAAACAGGATAACTCATCTGTGACCGTTGCTCCCACTAACGTCGTCCCACATACCCAGAAAGCAGCTGCCACAGGGGCCGAACAAGTCTGCAGCAAACCAGCTCCTCCAGCCAATGGAAACCAGACAGAATCTGAGCATGTGACGGGCGCAGACCAACAGATGCCAGACCTGTCTCTACCTGGCTGGGGTGTGGGTGAGGCAGGAGGCGACCGGAGGGATTCTAACGCTAACATGAAAACGTTAAGCCCGGGTGATGAAAAGGGTATCTGTGAGGCTGCTGTGGCATCTGCTGTTGCAGCGTCAACGCTCGACACACAGGCCAGTGACTGCAGAATAAAAGGGACGAGTGCGGCAAAGGAGGAGCAAGTGAAACCGACATCCACAGCACAAGAGGACATTAATAAACGCGTTTCGACCAATAATACAAATCTTAACATTGCCTGTGAGTTACGGCAAACGGCACCTGTGCACCAGCAGGATAATACAGGGAGTATTTCAGCTCCACAAAGCAAGGACATTGCTGCAGGACAGAAATCTAAAGATCATATACAGAGTTCCTCACAATGCTCTGTCAGTCTGCAAAAGACTTCCCAACCTACGAGAAGCATGGAATCTACAACGACGCTCAGCTCTGCGACACCTTTGTCTCAGAGAAGAGAGGCAGAGGCTGGGTCTGCAAATAATAATTTAAGTTCAACACCTACAGAGAGGGATTTGCAACCAGAAAAGAAACCACAAGTCTTCTCAGATAAACATCAGCCAGCTTCCTCTCAGACGGCCGCCTCCACTCTGCCCCCGGCTACGCAAAGCACCCAGGCGTACGGGCGGGTGACTGAAGAAGCCAACCAGGCTAACACAGCTGTCTATgaagggcagcagcagcagcagccgccctGCAAACTCTACAGGGAGGCTTCGACTATGACCTCATCCCTGTCGTCCACTCCAGTCAAGCAGTGTCATGATATGGAGGTTCAGGCGGTGGCTAACATGTGCAGCAAGGCTGTGGCCACAAGTCCGAGCCTGCTGCCTTTCGCTGTGACTCGCAGGCCAAGCAGTGGTGCAGTCCCCAGGGAGGAGGCGCAGAGCCTGGCTGTGGTCTATCAGGGGGATGGGTGTGTTGGTCTCCATCACATGAACATGACCTCTCTATCAGCCTCCACTGATCCAAGGTCAGAGAGGCTCACGGTCGAGGCAGAGATGTGCCACAACCAAAATGCAGGCATGTTTAACTCCTCGTCCCAGCAGGCAGGGGGAGGGCCGGGGGCGAAGCCTAAAGAACCAGCTTCATGCAACATACAGCCAGTTTATCAAATCAACATCGAGCACAGCAGGCACAAGGAGCAGGGAGAGACGGGTAACTCCCAGTGTAAACCTGCAGCTGAGACacctgcagcaaaaacaaccaCTGCTGAGGCTACCTCTCTTAAATCAGGAACACCCCCGGAGAGAGCCGGCGCTTCCAAGTCTGGATCTGCTGACAGTCACAAAACTGCACCGTCTCCGGCTGCTGTCACAACCAAGTCTGACCAAGCCCCGcccacaacaaaaacagcagcaaacaccATATCCAAGGCAGACCCAGCTAAAAATAAAGCTGAGAgctcaaaagaaaagagaaaagttgttGGAGGCAAAGTCGTTGGAGGTAAAGCCATGACAAATTCTGGCAAACAGAAGATAGAACCAGAGAGAAGCAAAAAAGATGATGACCAGTCAGGAAAGCAGAAGGAGAAGGGCGTCCATGATGTGGTGTGGGACGAACAGGGGATGACCTGGGAGGTTTACGGGGCGTCGGTGGACCCTGAGTCACTTGGTTTTGCCATCCAGAGCCACTTGCAGTGCAAAATCAAGGAGCAAGAGCGGAAACTGGTAGCCCAGACCTCCTTCCGAAAGTCATTCTCTGGCGCCGCCTCGCCGGGGCATGGCAAGAAGAacaaaaggaggcagcagaacaTTTTCAGGTCAATGCTGCAAAATGTCAGGCGGCCCAACTGCTGCGTGCGTCCCCCTCCCTCCGCCGTGCTGGAGTAG
- the LOC109638253 gene encoding ovochymase-2 codes for MDVEKGRRRSKGFSTLEKCLIFLFLVVTGACIGLMVIYFRDKADSYIEGQDSGCGGSQDLSEESGTFTSWNYPNSYDNGKSCTWHITVDPDKVIHVWFEEFALEETMLCTGDFVTMRDSLGIIGKYCGYNKPLPVVSLTNHLTVHFDTNDRKTDQGFKAHYRAVAPELASEIAKAGGFLQGDQGDLMTPNFPEKNYLNGALYQWKITVPESERVRLTFTSFDLVPEACADFVQVYDGHRAGSSLMDKYCGGDLPKPVESSKNTMVVRFKSDNSLTSKGFKATYTKSSLPPVVVPTTATPRPTTLRPTPPPTSSGVISGRRGVIQSPGFPNPYPAHQNSSWKISVSKGLLVKLQITEMAITGEAGQCKEDKLVISDDYSVLGTHCGFLLPPVVVSASETLSVTFQSDSRLTDRGFSAKWEAVYPEDITEIQGCGVSSKENTGVIKSQNWPMNYKANSECMWNIALPLRKKIHLTFTDFDLEAKDFISSKCFDKIEVYDLNGATNKLIQKHGPFCGMKLPQTIQTKGNRLVVRFHSDLFTEAKGFRAYWTTNHIQPAPTEPPAEPNPWDNITIDWPSTCGRPAIPPAVMSRIVNGEPAKAHSWPWQVSMQVWPSSRPEPTFFHTCGGTIIHKNWVLTAAHCFINYADELQRWQMCLGKHNLTYTEPSQHCFNVSGIYRHEGFKYPTVPTVEFDIALIRLDGEVVPSSEISYACLPSEEEVLPKDKMCYATGWGDETGDSLNAKVAEALNQVALPVVPYDTCKRMDYWWFQVKTSMICCGYTLPDELKSVCQGDSGGPLVCQDTAGGPWEVHGITSFGPIGCIMNKKPSVFTRSSAYLPWIQNIIRRDIYNKHTSGCGGAKDLTGASGNVSSMGYPGSYSNNARCQWNIRVPVGKLVHLHFHEFSLEESQMCMNDKVSLSDRLGTLGTFCSHVPPKDLVSEGETLHISFSSNKNVVDTGFIASWRAVDPAEAPCGGSFSSAQGEITSPNWPNDYQAQSVCTWRITIPSAKSVHVTFTHFELQAVNTLGNCVDYVEVFNGESMASSGRFCGFTPPSTITIPGHMVIIRFLSNGANQQQGFRGYWTTDASVIPTLPPPSPNPWDNVTISWPENCGNPAVKPNTATLRVVNGVEAIPHSWPWQVSMQVTPFISIPYMHSCGGSLIHEEWVLTAAHCFMVPLNKPSYWRMCLGKHHMNSSMDVPSAEKCYMVDGIIRHEGFVYEQDKSDITNDIALVHLAEPVNMTDAISPVCLPKPGVVMPAGKPCFVTGWGDEKGSPVPQIAEQLNQAPLPIVDFQTCSKPAYWWDTLRPSMICAGYESPDELKSACQGDSGGPFVCADSGVNTIWEVHGIVSFGPQGCIKDKKPSVFTRVSAFSDWINDNIKKFIYDSKV; via the exons ATGGATGTGGAGAAGGGTCGTCGTCGGTCCAAGGGTTTCAGCACCTTGgaaaaatgtttgatatttctCTTTTTGGTAGTGACTGGCGCCTGCATCGGCCTGATGGTCATCTACTTCAGGGATAAAGCGGATTCTTATATAGAAG GGCAGGACTCAGGTTGTGGGGGTTCTCAGGACCTGTCTGAAGAGTCGGGCACCTTCACCAGCTGGAACTACCCCAACAGCTATGACAACGGCAAGAGCTGCACCTGGCACATCACAGTGGATCCTGACAAG GTGATCCATGTGTGGTTTGAGGAGTTTGCTTTGGAGGAGACAATGCTCTGCACGGGAGACTTCGTCACAATGCGAGACTCCCTGGGAATCATTG GTAAATACTGTGGCTACAACAAACCTCTGCCGGTGGTGTCACTGACAAACCACCTGACGGTACACTTCGACACCAATGATAGAAAAACAGACCAAGGATTCAAGGCTCATTACAGAGCCGTGGCTCCAGAGCTCGCATCCG AAATAGCCAAAGCTGGTGGCTTTCTCCAAGGTGACCAGGGGGATCTGATGACCCCTAACTTCCCTGAGAAGAACTACCTGAACGGAGCTTTGTACCAG TGGAAAATCACAGTGCCTGAAAGCGAAAGGGTCCGACTGACATTTACCTCCTTCGACCTGGTCCCTGAGGCCTGTGCAGACTTTGTTCAGGTCTATGATGGCCACAGGGCTGGCTCTTCTTTAATGG ATAAATACTGTGGAGGGGACTTGCCAAAGCCGGTGGAGTCCAGCAAAAACACGATGGTGGTCCGCTTCAAATCCGACAACAGTTTGACTTCAAAAGGATTCAAAGCTACTTACACAAAGTCCAGCCTTCCACCTGTTGTTGTTCCAACCACAGCTACACCCAGACCGACCACCCTAAGACCAACTCCACCTCCTACATCCTCAG GAGTCATCTCTGGGCGCAGAGGAGTGATCCAGTCCCCAGGTTTTCCAAATCCATATCCTGCTCATCAGAACAGCTCATGGAAGATATCTGTGTCCAAAGGACTACTGGTCAAACTGCAGATCACTGAAATGGCCATTACAGGAGAGGCTGGACAATGTAAAGAGGACAAACTGGTCATCTCGGACGATTACAGTGTTCTGG GCACACACTGCGGCTTCCTCCTCCCCCCAGTGGTGGTCAGTGCCAGCGAAACACTATCTGTCACCTTCCAGTCTGACAGTCGCCTCACAGACCGAGGATTCTCCGCCAAGTGGGAGGCTGTGTATCCTGAGGATATCACAG AAATCCAGGGCTGTGGCGTTTCTTCCAAAGAGAATACTGGTGTCATAAAGTCCCAGAACTGGCCCATGAACTACAAAGCCAACTCTGAGTGCATGTGGAACATCGCTCTGCctctgaggaaaaaaatccaTCTGACATTCACTGACTTTGACCTAGAAGCCAAAGACTTCATCTCGTCCAAATGCTTCGACAAGATCGAAGTGTACGACCTCAATGGTGCCACCAATAAGTTGATTCAGAAGCACG GTCCTTTCTGTGGGATGAAGCTGCCTCAAACCATTCAGACAAAGGGCAACAGGCTGGTGGTTCGTTTCCATTCAGACTTGTTCACTGAGGCCAAAGGCTTCAGGGCGTACTGGACTACAAACCACATTCAGCCTGCTCCCACTGAGCCACCTGCTGAGCCCAACCCCTGGGACAACATCACCATAG ACTGGCCCAGTACATGTGGCAGACCGGCCATCCCTCCTGCTGTTATGTCACGCATCGTGAACGGAGAGCCAGCCAAAGCTCACTCATGGCCCTGGCAGGTGTCCATGCAG gtgTGGCCTTCCAGTCGTCCAGAACCTACCTTCTTCCACACTTGTGGTGGAACAATCATCCATAAGAACTGGGTACTCACAGCAGCTCACTGCTTCATAAA CTATGCCGATGAGCTGCAGCGTTGGCAGATGTGCCTCGGCAAACACAACCTGACCTACACAGAGCCGAGCCAACACTGCTTTAATGTGTCAGGCATCTATCGCCACGAGGGCTTCAAGTACCCCACAGTGCCCACGGTGGAGTTTGACATCGCCCTGATCCGACTGGACGGGGAGGTGGTGCCCAGCAGTGAGATCTCGTACGCTTGCCTCCCCTCTGAGGAAGAGGTCCTGCCCAAAGACAAGATGTGCTACGCCACCGGCTGGGGAGATGAGACGG gcGATTCACTCAATGCTAAAGTTGCGGAGGCCCTCAACCAGGTGGCCTTACCCGTCGTGCCGTACGACACCTGCAAGCGGATGGATTACTGGTGGTTCCAGGTCAAGACCTCCATGATCTGCTGTGGTTACACACTGCCTGATGAGCTCAAGTCTGTCTGCCAG GGAGATTCAGGTGGTCCTCTGGTGTGCCAGGATACCGCCGGTGGCCCTTGGGAAGTTCACGGTATCACCAGTTTCGGCCCAATTGGATGCATCATGAACAAGAAGCCCTCTGTGTTCACTCGCTCCTCCGCCTACCTCCCCTGGATCCAAAATATCATCCGCAGAGACATCTACAATAAACACA CATCTGGCTGTGGAGGGGCAAAGGACTTGACTGGCGCAAGTGGCAACGTGTCCTCGATGGGTTACCCTGGCAGCTACAGCAACAACGCCCGCTGCCAGTGGAACATCCGGGTGCCTGTTGGCAAATTGGTCCACCTCCATTTCCATGAATTCTCCCTGGAGGAGAGTCAGATGTGCATGAATGACAAAGTCAGCCTCTCGGACCGATTAGGAACTCTTG GCACCTTCTGCAGCCATGTTCCCCCAAAAGACCTGGTGAGTGAAGGAGAAACTCTTCacatctccttctcctccaacAAAAACGTGGTGGACACAGGCTTCATCGCCAGCTGGAGAGCAGTGGACCCTGCAGAGG ctccctgTGGAGGAAGCTTCAGCAGTGCTCAGGGGGAAATCACCTCTCCTAACTGGCCCAATGACTACCAGGCCCAGTCTGTGTGTACGTGGCGTATCACCATTCCTTCAGCGAAGAGTGTCCATGTAACCTTCACTCACTTTGAGCTGCAGGCCGTGAACACTTTAGGAAACTGTGTGGACTATGTGGAGGTCTTCAATGGAGAAAGCATGGCATCATCAG GACGATTCTGTGGCTTCACCCCTCCATCCACCATCACCATCCCCGGCCACATGGTCATCATTCGCTTCCTTAGTAATGGAGCTAATCAACAGCAGGGTTTCCGCGGTTACTGGACCACTGATGCCAGTGTTATCCCAACTTTACCTCCTCCATCTCCCAACCCATGGGACAATGTCACTATCA GCTGGCCAGAAAACTGTGGAAACCCAGCAGTGAAACCCAACACAGCGACACTCAGGGTGGTCAATGGGGTAGAAGCGATCCCACACTCCTGGCCCTGGCAAGTCTCCATGCAG GTTACACCATTTATTTCCATTCCTTACATGCACAGCTGTGGAGGCTCTTTGATCCACGAAGAGTGGGTCCTGACGGCTGCTCACTGTTTCATGGT GCCACTGAATAAACCCTCTTACTGGCGCATGTGTCTGGGGAAGCACCACATGAACTCCTCCATGGATGTTCCCTCAGCAGAGAAGTGCTACATGGTGGACGGTATCATTCGGCACGAGGGCTTCGTCTACGAGCAGGATAAAAGCGACATCACCAATGACATCGCTCTGGTGCATTTGGCTGAGCCTGTCAATATGACTGATGCGATCAGCCCCGTCTGTCTGCCCAAACCTGGAGTTGTGATGCCCGCCGGAAAGCCCTGCTTTGTCACCGGATGGGGAGACGAGAAAG gTTCACCAGTTCCCCAAATAGCTGAGCAGTTGAATCAAGCCCCACTTCCTATTGTTGACTTCCAAACCTGCAGTAAACCTGCTTACTGGTGGGACACCCTCAGACCCTCCATGATCTGTGCTGGATACGAGTCTCCAGATGAGCTGAAGTCAGCCTGTCAG